A genomic window from Candidatus Ancaeobacter aquaticus includes:
- a CDS encoding TolC family protein, with protein sequence MNLRELGKVRFVVLSFMVASVTVFSLSLNGMTADYDIEGYEVEEIYGTEASSAEDKADAEAAAEEYASDIVAERDAAKGEALIIEEQIIVEVEKEKPEMVPIAAAPVVVEDQTDVVRLLNEGKKYYRDGDYDMAISSWNNVLESDPANKKALRYIERAEAKKAPQMISDEIAVEMPKAVSPGIMEIPGLMVAAPMTPEIKAEVITAPLAPQAKADYTMLTIKDCVTIALANHKPMRVALEEVLLAKMKVSQAKRGLFPSASLKEEEIEGSVPGGQNFRGREFAVELQQPIYQGGRLINTVRQSKISLAVSVKNYDKVKDDFTFEVEQAYFQMANAKANLKSHETMHVTAKGDLDAIVNQKKIGTARDVDVLNIQSQHDDVSFKERSAQHDLELAKMTLAHLLNIDSETVFDIAPVQRLTKSEYESFVINLDDCLKLAYNNRSDFYIKELMVQFYKYGVEISKSKGRLKVDLTGAYGLKREANYGTKLDMLKEYFIGLKASLPIGPHTLEESFINQDKAPSAGQTTSNRFESITTTLRLFDNFATMSVVQAQIAYHKALEAMYKAKKSIDFEVKKSYFDYQKAKLNLDGFLGKVRLGDEEVKIAKSQYDLNQAKLADVLRSKIRSNGHKTGFNRASMNYFISICKINKAVGVTGYFDPLSGKIEESLIDQNISRRKLVRSKNNISNYAAELSRAEKIVQSVKPDEKWWDIWEKDGTTQATLKDRWWETWEKDTKTGIVKPKNMWWMPWAKGKATAPRATQKKWWQVWKFDSVSHRSLSNSPFKSAADQKPFQPNAEDLVTRDMVKQLFQGGSR encoded by the coding sequence ATGAATCTGAGGGAACTGGGAAAAGTCAGGTTTGTCGTATTGTCATTCATGGTCGCATCAGTAACTGTGTTCAGTTTGTCACTTAATGGTATGACAGCAGACTATGATATTGAAGGCTATGAGGTAGAAGAAATTTATGGTACTGAAGCTTCATCAGCGGAAGACAAGGCAGATGCTGAAGCTGCTGCAGAAGAGTATGCATCTGATATTGTAGCAGAAAGAGACGCAGCAAAAGGTGAAGCGCTTATTATAGAAGAACAAATTATTGTTGAAGTTGAAAAAGAAAAACCTGAAATGGTTCCTATTGCAGCCGCTCCGGTTGTTGTTGAAGATCAGACGGATGTAGTGCGATTATTAAATGAAGGTAAAAAATATTATCGTGATGGCGATTATGACATGGCGATATCTTCATGGAACAACGTACTTGAAAGTGATCCTGCAAATAAAAAAGCATTAAGATATATAGAAAGAGCAGAAGCAAAGAAAGCTCCGCAGATGATATCTGATGAGATTGCAGTTGAAATGCCAAAAGCCGTTTCTCCTGGCATTATGGAAATCCCAGGACTGATGGTTGCTGCACCGATGACACCAGAAATTAAGGCTGAGGTGATAACAGCTCCTCTTGCTCCTCAGGCAAAGGCTGATTATACAATGCTTACAATAAAGGATTGTGTTACGATAGCACTTGCAAATCATAAGCCGATGCGTGTGGCTCTTGAAGAAGTCCTTCTTGCTAAGATGAAAGTATCTCAGGCAAAAAGAGGTCTCTTCCCAAGCGCAAGCTTAAAAGAAGAAGAGATCGAAGGTTCTGTTCCTGGAGGTCAAAATTTCCGTGGTCGAGAATTCGCAGTTGAATTACAACAGCCGATATATCAAGGTGGACGACTCATTAATACGGTGCGTCAGTCAAAGATCAGCTTGGCTGTTTCAGTGAAAAATTATGATAAAGTTAAAGACGATTTTACATTTGAAGTTGAGCAGGCATACTTCCAAATGGCAAATGCGAAAGCAAATCTTAAAAGCCATGAAACAATGCATGTTACTGCAAAAGGTGACTTAGATGCGATCGTAAACCAGAAGAAGATTGGTACTGCGAGGGATGTTGACGTTTTAAATATCCAGTCACAGCATGATGACGTTTCTTTTAAAGAGAGAAGCGCTCAGCACGACTTAGAACTTGCAAAAATGACATTAGCACATCTTCTTAATATTGATTCTGAAACAGTATTCGATATTGCTCCGGTACAGAGACTGACCAAGAGCGAATATGAATCATTTGTAATTAATTTAGATGATTGCTTGAAACTTGCATATAACAACCGCTCAGATTTCTATATCAAAGAACTTATGGTGCAGTTCTATAAATATGGTGTTGAAATTTCAAAGAGTAAGGGGCGTTTAAAAGTTGACCTTACTGGTGCATATGGACTCAAAAGGGAAGCAAATTATGGAACAAAGCTTGATATGTTAAAAGAATATTTTATCGGGCTTAAAGCCAGTCTTCCTATTGGGCCGCACACGTTAGAGGAATCATTCATTAATCAGGACAAAGCTCCATCAGCTGGTCAGACAACCTCTAACCGTTTTGAAAGTATTACCACAACTTTAAGACTTTTTGATAATTTTGCAACAATGAGTGTAGTGCAAGCTCAAATTGCGTATCATAAAGCTCTTGAAGCAATGTATAAAGCAAAGAAATCTATCGATTTTGAGGTTAAGAAATCATATTTTGATTATCAAAAAGCAAAACTTAATCTTGATGGGTTTTTGGGAAAAGTGAGACTTGGTGATGAAGAAGTAAAGATTGCTAAATCACAGTACGATCTCAACCAAGCAAAATTAGCGGATGTTTTACGTTCAAAAATTCGCTCAAATGGTCACAAGACTGGTTTTAATAGAGCATCAATGAACTATTTCATCTCGATTTGTAAGATCAATAAAGCAGTTGGTGTAACAGGATATTTTGATCCATTATCAGGTAAGATAGAAGAGTCACTTATCGATCAAAATATTTCGAGAAGAAAACTTGTACGATCTAAAAATAATATCAGCAATTATGCTGCGGAACTTTCTAGAGCAGAAAAAATCGTTCAGTCTGTTAAACCTGACGAAAAATGGTGGGATATCTGGGAAAAAGACGGTACAACCCAGGCAACACTCAAAGATCGTTGGTGGGAAACATGGGAAAAAGACACAAAGACTGGCATTGTCAAGCCAAAGAATATGTGGTGGATGCCGTGGGCAAAAGGCAAAGCTACAGCTCCACGCGCTACACAGAAAAAATGGTGGCAGGTGTGGAAGTTCGATTCTGTCAGCCATAGATCGCTCAGTAACTCACCATTCAAGAGTGCAGCTGATCAGAAGCCGTTTCAACCTAATGCAGAAGATCTTGTTACCCGCGATATGGTAAAGCAGTTGTTCCAAGGTGGTTCACGTTAG